The region GGTTCCCAACGAGCAGCGCTACATCATTCGCCTGCTCCTCATCGTGCCCGTCTATGCCTTCGACTCCTggctcagcctcctcctcctgggaggCCACCAGCACTACATCTACTTGGACTCAGTGCGTGACTGCTATGAAGGTGAGTGCCGTCTGGCTCCAGGCTCCTGCGAGATCCAGGGAGGGCGCAGAGAGGCCTCGGCCAGCTCGGGAACCCCAGACTCCAGGGCCGAGTCAGCTCCCCTGATGGTCAGGATCGGGGGTGCCAAGGGTGGGGGCCCTGCAGCGGGGCTGGCCCAGGGCCTGGATTGGGGGGAACGGGGGCCCTCGAAGGGGTGGGGCCTTGCTGCCACAGGGACTGCTGACAGCCGGGGGTCAGCAGGGATGGCGGGGAGCGGGGGGCCTCAGGGAGCCCAAGCTCACTGCTGCCCGCCCCGGCCCCCTGCCCTGCAGCCTTTGTCATCTATAGCTTCCTAAGCCTGTGCTTCCAGTACCTGGGGGGCGAGAGTGCCATCATGGCAGAGATCCGGGGAAAGCCCATCCGGTAAGCACCTCGCCCCAGGGCCCATGGGGGCCCCCCGTGCCACGGCAGCAGGGCCGGGCTGGGGATGGGTCCTTGCAGGCCCTGCTTCACGGACTTGCACACTCAGGTCCAGTTGCGTCTATGGCACTTGCTGCCTGCACGGCATGTCGTACTCCATTGGCTTCCTGCGATTCTGCAAGCAGGtgagtgggggtgtggggtgctggcctgccctgccctgcccctcccagctaCACCCCCAACTCCCTcttgctcccccctccccaggccacaCTGCAGTTTTGTATCGTGAAGCCCGTCATGGCCTTGGTCACCATCGTCCTGCAGGCGTTCGGCAAATACCACGACGGGGACTTCAAGTGAGGCCAGGCTGctgtgggggctggaggggggcaGCCTGGCAGGAGAAGGGTGCGGGCCCTGGCTCAGGGAGGGGGCTCAGCACGAGTCCAAGTCCTCGTGTGTGCTCCCGGGAGACTGCCAGGGTGAGGCCGCAGCAAACAGACCCAGAGGAGCGGGCCCCTGAATGCCAGGGCTACGGAGCCTCGCTGCCTTGGGCTCACACCAACCCCTGGCCTGCAGCCCACCCACCCAAAGGAGAGGCGATGGGGAGTTCAGGCCCTCAGGCCCAGGGAGCCACTGGCGGCACCTCCCGGACAGCCCAGAAGGAGCCCCACGCCAGGTCCACACGTGCACACAGCAGGTGCACACGCGtacacatgcgcacacacgcacatggcagtgcacacgtacacacacactcacacgtgcACACGAGCAGGTGTACAGTGCATGctcacacacacgctcacacacacacaagcccccacgcgcacacacacgaGCAGgtgcacatgctcacacacacacgctcacacacacacaagccccccacatgcacatgcacgcacatgGGCAGGTGCACACGCTTACACACGCTCACACATGCACATGAGCAGGCACACACGTGCTTTCACGTGAACACACACGCTCACGTGCTCAGTGCTGACATGTGCGTGTGAACACACCCACAGGCGCATGCACGTCACATATGCACTCCTACACCAGCACACGCCTGCCTGTGTGTCCACAGTGTAGAGGCCTGGTCCTTCAGGCTGCGCACAGGCAGACCGGGGAAGAGGGATGGAGGGCGGCCTTTGTAGGGAGAAGGGCTATGTCCTCATCACTGCATGGAGACCGCCCCCAGCTCCCTGGCCATTGTGCTCGGGTGCCGCCTACCTGCCTGCCTGGCCTGCAGGGAGGGTCTCGGCCTGGGTCACTGTCAGAGCCCAGGCTGGGATGGCAGGGAAGGCACAGAGCATGGGGCCCGCCCTGACCCTGGCATCTGCTCTGGTCCCAGCATCCACAGTGGCTACCTCTACATCACCCTCATCTACAATGTCTCCGTCAGCCTGGCCCTCTACGCCCTGTTCCTTTTCTACTTCGCCACCAGGGAGCTCCTGCAGCCCTTCGAGCCTGTCCTCAAGTTCTTCACCATCAAGGCGGtcatcttcctctctttctggcagGGTGGGTGGGCTGTGGGGGCCGCGGTGGAGCCTAGAGCCTGTCCCCATCGCACCTCATTCCTCAGTTCCCTATGTGCCCTCAGGCCTGGTCTTAGTTTCCCTGGCTGGAGCACAGGTCAGAACCACCACCCTCTCAGCTGGAAGCCATGGTGCAGGGGAAATCGCAAGTCCCCTGCCCAGCAGGTCTGGCCATTGTGGGTGGAGAGGCCCAGCAGAGGCCCGGGGCCAGGATGGGGGTGCTGCCGGACCTCACCCCGCAGACAGTGTGGGGGGGGTAGGGGTGAGCCCCAGCTCTGGGATCGGGAGGCCAGAGCAGACGGGTGGGGAGTGCCCAGATGCCCACTGGGCCATGACCCTGGAGTGGGAGGTAGCCACACCCCTGAACGTCAGCCTCTCCCTCCGTGGAACAGGACCATGGGGATGGGACATCCCAGGGCCACCCGGGGGAGCCTTTGCAGGGCCGGAACCTAGTCCTCCCCCAGACCCCACGCAGCTCCCAAGGCCTGTGCAgggtgggtgcctgagtggctgtCACCATCCCCCAGGGATGCTGCTGGCCATCCTGGAGAAGTGTGGGGTCATCCCTGAGGTCCAGGTCATCGATGGGAGCAAGGTCGGGGCCGGCATGCTGGCCGCTGGCTACCAGAATTTCATCATCTGCATTGAGATGCTGTTTGCCTCCATTGCCCTGCGCTATGCTTTCAGCTGCCAGGTGTatgcagagaagaaagagaactcACCAGGTGCACTGGCCGGGCCCTGTGCAAGAGTGGGTGGGCACATGGACGGTGGGCCCGGGGAGGAGCACAGACAGACAACCCCTGGGGAGAACACCAGCCCTAGACGGGGCCCACATCTGCATCTGGTCCAGGCCCCGAGCTCTGAGTGAGATGGGCTGGACTGGATGTCTGGCAGTGAGGGCTTGGTGCCTCCCGAGTCTGGGGGGGGCCCTGCCCACCACACCCAGAGACCCAGACATCCCTGGGGAATGACCCATTCGGGCAGGGATGGCCTGCACCTGCTCCAGCTGCCTGGTGTGACCACAAGCATAAAGGGCTCACTCCGGGCTGGGGAGAAGGCAGGAGCCAGCCACGGTGGTCTCTCGATGTGTCCCCTGGGAAGTCTGGGCTGGGATAGGCTGGCAGGGGGTTGAGGGGAGGATCCAGGCTGGGGTTCAGCCGTCCTCAAGTCACCTCCTGCTGGCCAAGCCCAGGGCCTGGGCAGCCCAGAGGTTGGTGGGGAGCAGGGCCATGTCCCCAGGGCTGGGGTCTGAGCGTGACATGGCAGGTCTGGGCAACCCCCCAACCCCATACATGTGCCGTTTGCCCCCAGCCCCCGAGGCACCCATGCACAGCATCTCCAGCGGCCTCAAAGAGACCATGAGCCCACAGGACATTGTGCAGGACGCGGTCCACAATTTCTCGCCGACCTACCAGCACTACACCCAGCAGGCCACACACGAGGCCCCAAGCCCCAGCGCCCACCCCAGTGCAGCCAGCGGCCCTGGGGGGATCCGGAAGAGTCGGAACATGGAGAAGCGGATGCTGATCCCCGCAGAGGAGCTGTAGGTCACCGGCCACCTGGCTGCCACCTGTCTGCCTGGGCCTCtggccaagcacagagccccTCACCCACCAGCCCTGTTGCCAGAGGGGAAGCCCGTTCTGGGAGCCCTCCTGCCAGGAATGTGGGGCCACTGTCCAGCCTGCCTCCCACCTGCGGGCCCGTGGCTCCAGATGGGACATCGGAGCTTATCCAATGAGCTTGGGACCAGCTGGGCCCCCCTGGCCGTCTGCTCTGGGGCTGCTGTGAAGCGGGCGCCAGCAGGATGGACGGACTCCAGGCTGGGCCCCTGCAGGGAAGGGCGGCTTCCGGAGAGCAAGCAGTCGCTCTGCGAACATGGGAGCTGTGGGTGCGGACAGGTGGGCCAGTAGAGGCCTCAGCTGGGCCTTGCCAGGCTGCCGTGCAGCCCCTCCAGCCAAGGAGACTCCTGAAAGTCCCCACCCAACGTGTGGATGTGGGTCTGGGAGGTGTCCAGGGCCACCTGCACGGGGACTTCGCCCTGACCAGCCCGCAGGGCACACGTTGCTCACAGGTAAATCACACTTATTTGTACATAAACACCTGGCTTTTCTAGAGACTCCAGTGGCCTCTGTTCCTGCGGGGTCAGCCCTGGAGGAGCCAACTGTACTGGGGTGTTCAGACAAGCCCCACGGTGCAAAGTCTGCTGTTGGGGAAGGATCTGGGGTGCTGCTCAGAGCCCAGCAGGGCACAGAGCTCACAAGCAGATCGAAGGCCGTGCCCCGCACCCACGGGAGACCCAGGGTGTTGCCCTTCCCTCGGGAGCTCAGTTTCCTCCTTAAGATGGACCTCCAGCCAGCCCCACCTGCAGTGGGTCCATGAAGGCCACAGATGGACACAGGCCCAGAGAGCGCACGGGGCGCAGACGGAGCTTGCAGCTTGAGCCCGCCTTCCcttgtccttctctctcctgTGTGCCAGGGCGGTGCCCGGGGAGACCCCTGAGGGTCAGAAGAAATGCAGCCCGGCCCTGGCCAGAAGGGGCTGCcccgcaggctccctgctccctagGCCTGCAGACCTAGCTAGCACTCAAGGCTGCAGCTTCTCTGAGGGCCCCACCGGGCTGCCTGGAGAGATAAGCCAGGCCGCCACCCTGCCGCCCAGCTGGAGAGTACCCCCCCACACCGCCTTATCATGCCATCCCGGCTGCGGAACTATGGTGGGCTGCACTCCGGCTCAGTCAGCAGTTCTGGGAGCAACCAGGGCAGGAGGTTGTCTGGAGGACGCAGAGGGGGCCAGTGCCAGACCCCCTGTGGGCAAACGGGGGTGTGGCCCTGCAGGCCCCCACCTGGGGAGGGTCACACCATTAGGGCCCCAGTTGCCTAAACCGTGTGCATAGGGTATGTGGGCTGGGACCCCCTTCCAGTGACCACACTCGGTGTGGGCTCCTGGTTGGAGGGCACCTTCAGCACAGGCCCCAGCAGCCCCCTGTGCTGTGTCCACAGTGTGCTGAGGGCGGGGCCCGGACCCTAGCCTACCCCGAATCCTCACAAGCCCCGGGAAAggggcccaaggtcacacagctggcaagagACAGACTAGCCCCCACAGAGGCAGCTCTCACACTTGTCCAGCCCCTACAGACTTCTCTGTGGGACGAGGCTCGGCTTTCCTTCAGACACAAAGTCAGGCCGTGCCCTCCGCCCACAGGTAGATCACAGTTGCCCCCACCTCACCGGCTTGGCCCTCCTGGAGGGAGTATGGGCGCTCtcgaggaggggggagggaggcacGTCTTGCCATCCATGATGACAAAGTGGGCTCCCAGTTCTGGGCCCCACCACACAGGGCCTTTCCCGGCCTCGGCACTCTCACCTGGGAAATGGCCCCAGCAATCCACCCCAAAGGAGGCACCCCCGAGAGATGCACGGCTGAGCCGGGAGGAGCAGCAGCCTTTCCCAACTTCCCAGAGGCCCTGACAGGGCTGGGGTCCAGGCCTGCCCTAGCTCCAGTCACCAGGCCACCGTGCAGAGCTCTCGCAGGGGGAGCAGGCTTGGCCATGTGGGGGGCCACAGCGACGCCACCGGGCTGGCACACTCCACTCCCCGCCCATTTCACAGAAGGGAGCCAGCGGACCGGAAGGGGAGGGAACGGGCCCCCTAGAGgctaccccccccccaacccgagCTGCTGGCAATGACCGTGGGGCGGGAGCAGTCCCATCAGCTCAGGCAGAGGTGAGGCGGGAGGGCCGGCGGGTCTTGGAAACCCCGAGACCTGGCCTGCAAGTCTGCTCTCCTGCAGAGGCTGAGGCCAAGTGCTGACATGTCTGCCCCtcagagggatggggagggggggaggccCACAGGCCCCGGGTGCCGGCTTGCAGGAGAGCCCGCTTACTTTAGGCACCCTGCTTTCTACCCCAGGCCAACTGTCCGTCTCCCCGCCTGCTGCAGGACCTGGCCCAAGACTGGGGCACATACCacctggtgggggcggggaggggagctaTCGGAGCTGGAGAAGAAGGCTATGTCCGAAGGCTGGACGCTCCCGGTTGGGGCAGACAGGGCACTCGGGAATTGGGCCCACCGTTCGGAAAGCCAGCCCGgcctgaccccctccccacctcagggCTGTCCTGATGGACCTCGCAGCAGGTGAGGACCACTGAGTCGGGGGGCGGGACACAGAGGGGGTGGCAGCCCCGCACGAACAGCAGTGCCCTGCACTCAGGGACTTGACCCCCCCTGCTCCCGCACCAGCCACACAACCAAGCAGGTCTGAAACCAGAAAACTCTTTATTGCAAAGGTACAAAAGCGTCACGGCAGAGATGTACAGCAATAAATTAGGTGGTGGCCGTGAGGGGACGGGGCAGGCGCGGGGCATGTGTCGTACGGACGAGGACCATGACGTG is a window of Meles meles chromosome 21, mMelMel3.1 paternal haplotype, whole genome shotgun sequence DNA encoding:
- the TMEM184A gene encoding transmembrane protein 184A; translation: MTNASGLLGTARGPLVSAIWSQPSPPPTMPTVPSASSMPSGPQMDPVGNSSQGASHLFLTSALARGVSGVFVWTALVLTCHQIYLHLRSYMVPNEQRYIIRLLLIVPVYAFDSWLSLLLLGGHQHYIYLDSVRDCYEAFVIYSFLSLCFQYLGGESAIMAEIRGKPIRSSCVYGTCCLHGMSYSIGFLRFCKQATLQFCIVKPVMALVTIVLQAFGKYHDGDFNIHSGYLYITLIYNVSVSLALYALFLFYFATRELLQPFEPVLKFFTIKAVIFLSFWQGMLLAILEKCGVIPEVQVIDGSKVGAGMLAAGYQNFIICIEMLFASIALRYAFSCQVYAEKKENSPAPEAPMHSISSGLKETMSPQDIVQDAVHNFSPTYQHYTQQATHEAPSPSAHPSAASGPGGIRKSRNMEKRMLIPAEEL